The Streptomyces collinus DNA segment CCACCGGTTTCGAAGGCCGGTGTGCGGGGGCGTACTTGAGGATGCGGAAGCGGTGGGTGCCGGCGAGTTCGCCGCCGGCCCGGACGTCCGTGCGGGTGGTGACGAAGTAGCCGGTGCCGAGCCTGGTGGTCTTGCGGCCGGACACCGACTCGATCACGGAGTCGAACGTGACCCGGTCGCCCGGGCGCAGCGGGCGCAGGTACTCCTGTTCGCAGTCGGTGGCGACGACCGCGTGGTGGCCCGACGCGTCGAGCAGCGTGAGGAGTTCGTCGTAGGCGGCGGTGCGCTCCGGGCGGCGGGTGAGGCCGGCCATGGTCCATGCCTGGAGCATGGTGGGCGGGGCGATGGCGTCCGGTCCCGTGTACGCGGGGCTGGTGTCGCCCATGGCCTCGCACCAGTGCCTGATCATCGGCTCGTTGACGAGGTCGCGGCCGACCCCGGTGGCGGCGGCCGGGAGGCCCTCGTAGGCCTTCAGGCGCGCCTCGAACTCCTCGTGGACCTCCGGCTCACCGATCACAGTTTCTGACTGTCCGTCAGATTTGGTGCCCCGTCAAGGCCCGGCAGACGCGAAAACGCCTGCGCGGCGGTACCGGAGTACCGCCGCTCAGACGTTGTGACCCCACGAAGTACACCCCCCAGCACCCGTGCCGGCGCCGCCCCGCCGGCCCGCTCAGCTCACCACCACAGCGGGGTGAAGCCGATGGCCGTGTCGGCGTTGCCCTGGCTGACGGCCGTGAACTCCGAGCCGGCGACCTGGGCGATGTTGCTGTGGTCCGAGGCGCCGTCACCGACGGCCTGCTGCTGGGCGGTGGCCGCGGTGCCGAAGTTGTCGCCGCTGACGCCGCTGCCGAGGACGCCCTGCTCGGCCTTGGTGACGGACGCGATGGACGCCGGCGGTACGGATGCTTGCCATGTTCTTGTCCCTCCAGGGCTTTCCGGAACCGAGGACGCACCGGCTCATGGCCGTTTCGTGCGTGAACCACTGCTGCCACCAGGGAAGTCGGCCGACCGCCCAGGTGCGGTGCTCGACGTCGCGAATCCAGAACTGCCCACCGAATCCCCGGCGAACCACATCGGAAGCCACTCTTCGCACGCAAGCGTGAGGACATGCCGATAAACCCCTATGTGTCACTTCCGCACCGGACGGGAGTGAAAGGGGGCGTTCGAACCCGGGTGCCGCAAGGGACGAAGCGTTCCAGCACCTTTCCCGGCCACCGTCCGGCCCCGGCGCGTCGCACCCGCTCCCCCTTTCCTTTTTCGAACGTACGTACGAAACTAGAGTCATGGCCACCACCGACCGGCAGGCCACGACGCTGGCCCTCGCACACGCCCTGTCAGCCGCCGAACGCGGACTGGCCGTCCTCCCCCTGTCCCGCTCCAAGCTCCCGGCCCTGCCCTCACCGCATCGCGACGACCCCGCGCCCTCCCCCTGCCACGGCGCGTGCGGCCGCCTCGGACACGGGGTCTACGACGCCTCCAGCGACCCGGACCGCATCCGCGAACTGTTCGCCGCCGCGCCCTGGGCGACCGGCTACGGCATCGCCTGCGGGCTGCCCCCGCACCATCTGATCGGCCTCGACCTGGACGTGAAGACCGGCACGGACTCCTCGGCCGCCCTGCGCGAGCTGGCACTGCGGCACCTGTTCACGATCCCGCCGACCGTGGTCGTCGTGACGCCGTCCGGCGGGCGGCACCTGTGGCTGAGCGGACCGCCCGAGGTGGTCGTCCCCAACTCGGCGGGCCGGCTCGCCCCCGGCATCGACATCCGGGGCGCGGGCGGCTACCTCGTCGGCCCCGGCTCCCGCACGGGCCAAGGTGTGTACGCCGCCGCCCCGGGCACCGCGCACCTGGCCCCCGCCCCCTGCCCCCGCTCCCTCCTGCGGCTGCTCCTCCCGCCACCCCGCGCCCACCAGCCGCTGCCCGCCCCGGCCGACGGGCACGGCCAGGGCCTGGTCCAGTTCGTCCTGGCCGCGCACGAGGGCCAGCGCAACACCCGCCTGTTCTGGGCGGCCTGCCGTGCCTACGAGGACGGCATCGGCCCGGCGCTCGTCGATCCGCTGGCCGACGCCGCCCGGGCCACCGGCCTCTCCGAACGGGAGGCCCGGGCGACGATCGCCTCGGCGGCACGGATGACCGGGCACCGGCCGTGACCACGGCCCCGCCCATGACCACCACTGAAAGACCTCGATGCAACTCCACGCGAAAAGGCCGGCCCTGGCGCTCGCCCGCCTCGTCCTGGCCTCCGGCCGCCCGGTGGACCTCGCCGAGCTGCGGTTCTCGTCGACGTACGGCGACCTGCTCGACGGCTACCCCTGCAAGCCGCTGAACGACCTGCGCATCCGCAGCCTCCTGCACGCCGCCGAGCGGTCCCGCCCGGGGACGCCGGTGCACCTCGTCCCGCCCCGGCGCGAGTACCCCGACCAGTACGCGGGCGGTCTCGGGCCGGTCGAGGTGCTGCCCGCCGTGGCCTGCCTCGGCACGTTCCACTCGGCGGCCCTGGACCCGGCCCGCGACCCGGTCGCCTGCCGCTCGCGCCTGACCGTCGTCTGGTTCCAGTCCACGCCCCGCCTGCCGTCGGACTGCGACGCCGAGCCCGCGCTGCGCGACCTCGACTGGCCGGTACTGGCCCGGGACGCCCCGGCGCCCCCGTAGGGTCGGCCGATGAGTGCTTCCCGTACGGAACTGCCGCGCTGGCAGTTCGAGTTCACCTGGTCGCTGTTCGAGTACCACCTGGAGCGGCTGGAGCCCGGGGACTTCCTCTGGGAGCCCGTGGGGCTCTGCTGGACGATGCGCCGGGGCCCCGACGGCACCTGGGTCCCGGACTGGGCGGACACCGAGCCCGACCCGGTCCCCGTGCCCACCCTGGGGTGGGTCACCTGGCACATCGGATGGTGGTGGAGCGTCACCCTCGACCACGCGCAGGGCCGCCCGCCCCGCGACCGGGCGGACATCGTCTGGCCCGGCGAGGGCGCCCCGACGGTCGAGTGGCTGCGGGACCTGCGCACCCAGTGGCTGAAGGTCCTGGACGGCCTCACCGACCAGGACCTGGACGCCACGGCCCCGTTCCCCTGGCCGAACGATCCCGGGCACACCGTCGAGCACATGGTGGCCTGGGTGAACGCGGAGCTGATGAAGAACGTGAGCGAGATCGGCCAGCTGCGGCTGCTGCGGGCGGCGTCCGTCTAGCCGGTGCCCGGGCCGCGGGCGCCGCGCCGCCGGGCCCGTGCCGCCCGGCGCGTCCGGCGCCGGCACCGCGACGGACGGGCGCGCTGGGCGCCTGGTGACGCCGGTCTTCCCCCGGGCGATCGCCACGCCGGGCGGTTCGTCCACGCCGGCCACCGGGAGCGGAGGAGGCGCGGTGACGCAGGCGGCAGCGGTGACGGTGGCGGAGGCGGCGGCGGTGACGGTGGCGGAGGGGGCGGCGGCCGGTCGAGGGCGATCGATCCGATCACCCAGTCGCGCAGGGCGCCTCGAATACGCCGGGATGGCCCAGCCGTTCTACGAGGCGTTCAGCCAGGCAGTGTCCCCGGCTCCCGGGGCGTGGCCGCCCGGGCCGTGACATCGTGGGGGCATGAGCATCGACGTTCGCCCGGCCACGGACTTCGAGGACGTCCGTGCCGTGCTCGGGCCGAAGTCGCCCACGGCGAACGTCTGCTGGTGCCTGAGCTACCGGATCCCCTCCCGGCTCAACAACGAGCTGCGCGGTCCGGCCCGCGGCGCGTACGTCGCCGACCTGTGCCGCGCGGATCCACCCCCGGGCGTCCTCGCCTACGACGGTGACGAACCGGTCGGCTGGGCCGCCGTCGCCCCGCGCGCGGACACCTCCTTCGCCCGCAACCGCAAGATCCCGCACGTCGACGACCTGCCGGTGTGGTCGCTCTGGTGCGTACGGGTCCGCCCCGGCCACCGCAAGCAGGGCATCTCGCACGCTCTCATCGCCGGCGCGGTCGAGTTCGCCCGCGACCGGGGCGCACCGGCGATCGAGGCGTACCCCTTGGACAACGGCGACGCCAAGGTCGACCTGACGATGGCGTACGCGGGTCTGCGGAAGAACTTCGAGCGCGCCGGCTTCGCCCACGCGGCGGACACGACCTCGGTCCTGGCCGGTCATCCCCGCGTTCTGATGCGCCTCGGCCTGCGCTGAAAAAAGGCTCGACCGCTGGCGACGGGGGATGCACCAGCGGTCGAGCCATGGCCAAGGGTAACAAGCGCTTGCCCACCGCGAGCCGACTGGCCGTCAGGAAGGCACGGTTGTGACTGGTATCACTGAACTACCTTGATACCTCCGCCGGTTGGACGAGACGGCCTCGTCAGCCGTCGCACGGCGGATCGTAGGAGAGCCGGGGCAGGTACTCCCGCCAGGTGTCCGGCGTCAGCACGCCCCGGGTCATCGAGCAGATGCGGCCGATGGCCGTGTCGACGTCGAGATCCCAGAGCCGGATCGTGTCCGCGCCGCTCGACACCCCGAGCATGTCGCTGTTCGGGCTGAACGCGAGGAAGGTGCCGGTCTTGGCGTTGGGGCTCATCGACGGGCCGATCGCGGTGGCGTGCGCGGGGTCGGAGACGTTCCACAGCCGGACGGTGCTGTCGTTGCCGCCGCTGGCCAGGGTGCGGCCGTCCCGGCTGAACGTCAGCGACACGACCGCCTCCGTGTGGCCCGTGAGCCGCTCCTGCTCGGAGGCCTCGGCGGGGTCCGAGATGTCCCAGAGGCGGACGGAGTTGTCGTCACCGGCGCTGGCGAGCATGCGGCCGTCGCGGCTGTGGGCGAGCGCGTTGACCGCTCCGAGGTGGCCGCGCAGAGGTGCCCCGATCAGGGTGGCCCGGCCGGGGTCGGCCGCGTTCCACAGCCGGATCGTGCCGTCCGCGCTGCCGCTGGCGAGCGTCCGGCCGTCCGGGCTGAAGACGAGGTGGTTGATGTAGCCCTTGTGGCCGGTGAGGGGGGTGCCGAGCGGGCGCGGCCGGGCCGGGTCGCCGATGTTCCACAGCTGGATGGTGCGGTCGTCGTAGGCGGTGGCCAGGATCTGCCCGTCGGGGCTGAAGGCCAGCGGGTCGGCGTACCGGATGCGCAGGGGTGCGGGAGAGCCGTGGCGGACCGGGCGCTCGGGGTCGCCGAGGTTCCACAGCTCCACCACCCGGTCGCCCGTCACGACCGCGAGAGTGCGGCCGTCCGGGGAGAACTCCAGGGAGCGCACGTCGCCCTTGCCCGGGCGAAACGGTTCTCCTATCCGGATCGGCCTGCCGGGCGTCCGCACGTCCCACAGCCGGATCCGCCCGTCCCGGGCCGCCGTCGCGAGAAGCCGCCCGTCGGGTCGGAACACTCCGGTCCGGCCGGTCATGTCCGACGTGGGCAGCGACCACAGGCGGACCCTGTTGTCGCCCGCCCCGGTGGCGAGCGTGCGCCCGTCGGGGCTGAAGCCGAGCGCGTACATCTCGCCGCTGCTGCCCGCGAGGGGCCCTCCGACCTGCGACGCGTGCTCCGGATCGCCGACCTTCCACAGGCTCGCGGTGCTGTCCGCGCTGGCCGCGGCGAGCATGTTCCCGTCCGGGCTGAAGGCCACGGACCAGACCGGCCCGGTGTGGCCGGTGAGCGGCGCGCCGACCGCGGCCGGGCGGCCCGGACCGGCCATGTTCCACAGGTGTACGGTGCCGTCCGCGCTGCCGCTGGCGAGCGTGCGCCCGTCGGGGCTGAAGTCCACGGAGTGCACGGTGGCGGTGTGGCCGGTCAGCGGCGCCCCGGCCGGCTCCGGGCGCCCCGGGCCGGACACGTCCCACAGCCGGATCGTGCCGTCGTCGCCCCCCGCGGCCAGCGTCCGGCCGTCCGGGCCGAACGCCACCGACCGCACCGCTGCCGTGTGCCCGGTCAGAGGCTCGCCCTCGGCCCGCGGCCGGCTCGTGTCGGCCACGTTCCACAGCCGGACGGTGCGGTCGTCGCCGGCGGAGGCCAGCGTGCGGCCGTCCGGGCTGAAGTCGATCAGGTAGATCGTGCCGTCGTGACCGGTCAGGGGCTCGCCGAGCCGCTTCGGGTGTTCGGGGTCGGTCACGTCCCACAGCCGGATCGTGCCGTCGTCGGAGGCGCTGGCCAGCGTCCGGCCGTCCGGACTGAAGACCGCGCTGCTCACCCAGCTCGTGTGACCGGTGAGGGGCCTGCCCAGGGGTTTCGGGCGCTTGGGGTCGGCGACGTTCCACAGCCGTACGGTCCGGTCGTAGCTGGCGGTGGCCAGGAGCTGTCCGTCCGGGCTGAAGGTCGTCAGGTAGACGGCGCCCGTGTGGCCGGTGAGGGGGGTGGACAGCGGGGCGTTCACGATGGAGATCAGACGGCTGTTCGCGCCCTTGTCGTCGGGCCGCAGCCCGTGCGCCACGAGGTCGAGCTGCGCGGACAGCGACGGATCGGTGTGCTGGACGCGGTCGGACTGGGCGAGCACCTGCTCGAAGACGGCCGCGTCCCGCTGCTTCCAGGCCACGACGGCCGACCCGCCGGCCACCATCGCCAGCACGACCAGCGCCGCCACTGCGCCCCGGCTGATCCAGCTGATCCGCCTGCGCAGCCGGACCGACGCGGCCAGGAACTCCACCGCGCTGCGGGTCAGGAAGGTGTCCCCGGCGGACCTCGCCCAGCCGTCGGCCTGCTCCAGCCGGGAGCCCCGGTAGAGCAGCGAGGTGTCGCGGTTCGACTCCTCCCAGGCCCGGCCGTCCTCCTCCAGGCGCTGGCGCAGCAGATTGCCCTGCCGGTCCTCGTCGATCCAGTCGCGCAGCCGCGGCCAGGCGTGCAGCAGCGCCTCGTGGGTGATCTCCACGGTCTCCGCGTCGAGCGTCACCAGCCGGGCGCGGACCAGTGCTTCGAGGGACTCCTCGGTCTTGCACGGGTCGGCCGACTCCTGTGCCAGCTGATCCCGGGTTCCGCGGCGGCGCGTGGCCTGGGTGTCCTCACCCAGCCGGACCAGGCGGAGCAGGAGCAGCCGGGCGGCCGTGCGCGCGGCCGGGTCGAGGTCGGCCCAGGCCCGTTCGGCGGTCGCCGCGACCGCGCCCTGGATGCCGCCGGCCGCGCGGTAGCCGGCCAGCGTGAGCCGGCCCCCCTTCCTGCGCTGCCAGGTGGCGAGCAGGGCGTGCGAGAGGAGCGGCAGCACGCCGGCGTCGTGCGCGGGGCGCAGGCCGTCGGCACTGACCTCCCGGACGATCAGCTCCGCGAGGCCAGGTTCCAGCTCCAGGCCGACGGCCTTGGCCGGGCCGGTCACCGCCTCGCGCAGCTCCGCGGTGGTCAGCGGCCCGAGCACCATGTGCCGGTGCTGGAGTGCGTCGGCCAGCTCGGGGTATCTCAGGCAGCGGTAGTAGAAGTCGGCGCGGATGCCCAGCACCACGACCGCCGGGGCCGGTTCGCCGGGGCCGGCGGGCGAGCAGACGGCGTGCAGAACCTCGATGAAGGCGCGCCGGTCTGCCTCGTCGGGGCAGAGCGTGAACGTTTCCTCGAACTGGTCCACGATCACGACCGGACGGGCCCCGGAGGGAGCCACGCGCCGGGCCCAGGCGGCGACGGCGGCGCGGGCGGCGGCGGGGCCCGGGGCCGGTCGGGCCTCGGGTGCCGGGGCCGGCCGAGCGGCGGGCTCCGAGGCCGGTCGGGTCGCGGGCTCCTGAGGAGCGGGTTTCGGAGGAGCGGGCTTCTGGGGGGCGGGCTCCTGAGAGGCGGGTTTCTCTGCGGGGGATGGTCCGGGGCCATCTCCAGGAGAGGAAGCGGCGACTCCGCCGGGAGAGGCCCCCGGCACTCCCCTGGGAGACGGGCCGGATCCGGCTCCCTCCGGCCGGGGCGAGGCTCCCCCCAGCGGGGCCGACACGACGGACGCCAGCTCGGGGATGCGGCGGCACAGCTCCGTGAGCGGATCACCCCCCGGTACGAGCTGCACGACGTGCCGCGCCCGGCCGCTGCCGTCGCCGCCGTCGCTCCCGCCCCCGCCCGGCGCACCGCCCCGCAGGGCAGGCACCAGACCGGCGTTCAGCAGCGAGGACTTTCCCGCCCCCGACGCACCCACGAGCATGACCAGGCCGCCCGTGTCCGCGGCGGCCCCGAGCTGGGTGACGAGCGCGTCCGTGCTCCGCTCCCGTCCGAAGAACCACCGGGCGTCCTCCCGGCGGTAGGAGGCCAGCCCGCGGTACGGGCACACCCCGCCGGGCGCGGACGCGGCCCCGTCCGCGGACCGTTCCTCGCCCGCGGACGCCGCGGGGCGCTCGCCGACCGGGTCGGCCACCGCGCTTTCCCACAGCCGCTGCCACTGGCCGAGGTCGTACAGGCCGGGGGAGACCGGCGTGGGCCGCGAGCGCCGCGCCTCGGGGATCAGCACGTACAGCACGGCCGCGAGAGCGGGGAACTGGGCCGGCACGTTCCGGGCCCGCCGCCAGTCGCTGATGCGCTGGGCGGACACCCGCACGGGCCGCCCGCGTTCGTCGACCCGCTGGAGCCGGACGACCGCTTCGGACACCCGTTTGAGAGGAGGGTTGCCGGCTTCCTTGTACAGCAGTGCGAGGCGTTCCGCGAAGGCGGTGCGTGCCCCCGAGTCGGAACTCAAGGTCTCAGCTCCTTACTTCCCACGCCTGGACGTCCGGACCGGAAAGGTCACTTTATATGGCTGACCTGCGGTAATGCCCTCCGCTGGATGCCGGAACCTCCTCCCAGGTGGCCGAAAATGGCAGGATCCGGACGCACCAGCGGGCTCATCCGGTCAGCTGCCGTCCGAGCCGGACGACTCCACCCCCCACCGTTCGGTACCGGTCCCCACGAGGGGAGGGACCGGTGCCGGACGACGTGGTGATCCTCCCCAGCGGACCCCGCCCCGCAACCCTGGCGGACCGTCCGGTCCGGCCCTGGCCGACCGCGCTCCCGGACCCTGGATAACTGACGACCCGTCAGCTATGGTCGCCCTGCCGTACCGCTTCGGAGCGATGTACCCGACGTACAGGGGTGAGCGCAGTGGAGTCACGTCCCGAGAGCCCACAGCCGCAGGGTGCGCCGCGCTGGGTCGCGATGTTCTACCGGCCGGCCGCGGACTCCTGGCGTACGGCCGCGCAGTCGCCCCACCGCTCGCCCGTGCTGTACGCCCTCGGCGAGATGACCCGGGCCGTGCGGGCCCGGGGCGACGAGGTGACGGTGGCCCTGTGGGGGCCGAAGGACGGCGCGTGGCACCGGTACGACGCCCCGCAGCAGCAGACCGCCGTGTCCCGGCCGGATCCTGAGCCCTCCCCGGGCGAACCGGCCACCCTGGCGGAACGGATGACCGGCCGCCGCCACCAGGTCCTCATGGCCGGCCTGACCAACGCGGGCCTCTACGACCTCTCCCCCGAGGACGACACGACCGTCCAGACCCTGGTCGAACGGCTCGACGAGGCCGCCGTACGCCGGATCGCCGACTGGCTGACGGCCGCCGGCGGCACGCGGTAGCCGGGCCGGTTCAGCCGACGGCGTGCTGGGCAGGCAGTCTCCCGACGGCCACCGGCTCCCGATGCCGTCAGGAGGGGGACAAAGCGGCATGAAGGTCTCTGTCGACCGCGATCTCTGCTACGGCTCCGCCGAGTGCGCCCACCGGGTTCCGGCCGTCTTCGAGTTCGTCGACGGCTTCGGGGTCGTCCGCCCGGGCCGCGAGCAGACGGGCGAGGACCCGGAGATCCTGGAGGCGGCGGAGAAGTGCCCGAGCCAGGCGATCAGCATCACCGGGTCACCGCACCCGACGCCGGGCCCGCCGGACCTGCCAGACCTGCCGTAGGGAGGGCCGATGCCGGCGCCGAGCCTCCTCGCGGTCTTCGCCCACCCCGATGACGAGGCCCTGTCGGCGGGCGGCATCCTCGCCCGCCACGCCTCCGCGGGCGCGCGCACGGCCGTCGTCACGCCGACCTGGTCGGCGGACACCCCGCGCGCCGCCGAACTGGCCGAGGCGCTCCGCATCCTGGGCGCCGGCCCGCCCCGCATGCCGGGCTACGCCGACTCCCGCGTCCCGAGTTCGGCCCCGGGCAGACCGCGCTGGTGCGACGCCCCGCTGGACGAGGCGGTGGGGGAACTGGTCGCGCACCTCCGCGACGTCCGCCCGGAGATCGTCGTCACCCATGACGCCTACGGCGGCCTGACCGGCCACGAGGACCACGTGCACACCCACCGGGTGACCACGCTCGCGGTCCACGCCGCGGGCCTGGAACGCCTCTTCCCGGACGCCGGAGAACCCTGGCAGCCGAGCGCTCTGTACCTGGCCACCCACCCGCACTCGGCCCTGCGGGCGTGGGGCGGACACTGGGCCCCCACGGGCAAGGCGATGCGCACGGTCCCCGACGAACGCGTCTCCGTCACCGTCGACGTCACCCCCTGGCTGGACCGGAAGATCGCCGCGGTCCTGGCCCACCGCACGGAAGTGGCACGGGGAGCCGCACCCGGCCTGATCGCCGCCCTCTCCGCGCCGGAGCGGGAACGGCTGCTCGGCACGGAGTGGTACACCTGCCACGACCTGACTCCGGCGGCGCCTCCGTGGCCGGGCCGCTCGTGATCCTCAGTCCGCTGCCGGCCGCCCGCCCAGCTCCAGGACGAGGTGATAACCGCCGGCCAGGTCGACACCGGTCCGCTCGCGGAGCAGCTTGACCGCGGTGATCTGCTGCCCGTCGTCGAGCAGAGCGGTCAGCTCCGCGACCAGTTCGGCATCGAGCCGACGCAGCGCGGCCAGCCCCTCGGCTTTGCTCGTGGGCAACGCCTGCCCCTCGGCGAGCAGTTCCACAGCCTCCCGGGCGGGGCCCCGCTTGAGCCAGGAGCCCCTGCGCAACCGCCGCACGGCCTTGCCCGTACGCCCGTCCGCGGCCAGCGCCCTCGCCTCGTCCTGGGCTTCCCGCCCGACGGGGGTGATGAGGGCGGCCGTCCGCACCTTGGTGTTCGTCATGACACTCCTGCGTCGTGGGGTCTCAAGGCTGAAGCCGTGGGGTCTCAAAGCTGAAGACGTGGGGCCTCAAAGCTGAAGCCGTGCGGTCTCAAAGCTGAAGACGGTGCGAAGCCGGTTGCCGTTGCCCCACCCGGCAGAGGCGCCCCGCCGGCCCGCTCAGCGCAGGCGGTGGCTGTTTCCGGCTCGGCAGGAACTGCACCTCGCCCTGGATTCGCCACCCCAGGGCGAGGAGGGCACCGCCCGAAAGCACTGTGCCGCCTTTCAAGGGGCTTGACCTTGACACGGTGACAAGGTTTTTGCTTGGCCGCGGGAGGTGGTTCTGATCAACACGACCGACGTGACCCCGCAGAACGCCCGCATACTCAAGGCCCTGAGCGCTGAGGACTCGTCGATCCGGCTGCGGGCGGCCCTGGCGGCCGGCTCGAACGCCGACTCCGCGTTCTTGGGGACGCTCGTCGAGCGGTGCGCGGTCGAGCCGGACTTCTTCGTACGAGACATGCTGTCCTGGGCTCTGACCCGCCTCTCGCCGGAGATCACCCTGCCCCGGATCCGCCAAGAGCTCGACTCCGAGCGCAACCAGGCCCGCAGCCAGGCGCTGCACACGCTCTCCAAGATCGGCGACCAGAACACGTGGGCCTGGATCGGCCGCGACATGCTGCGCGACGCCGACGACGAGGTCGCGCGAACCGCGTGGCGTGTCGCGGTCGTCCTCGTGCCCGAGGACGAGGACGCGGAGAAGGACCTGGTCGACGAACTGGTTCTGCAGCTGGGCCGCGGCGACCGCGGCATGCAGCTGAGCCTGAGCCGGGCCTTCGCCGACCTCGGCGACGTGAGCAGGCCCGCCCTGGAGAGGGCCGCGGAGCATCCCGATCCAGCGGTGGCCGCGCATGCCCGTGCCACCGAACTGCTCCGGCAGAACCCGGAGACCGATTTCGACACGGCCGTCGAGGAGGCCAAGCGCGTGGCCGCACTCGGTCCGGAACGAGCGGCCGCAGTTTCCGCCGCCGCGTCGGCAGGCACCAGGACCTATGAGACCGCCGAGGCGGAGACGACCGAGCCTGTGAGGGGATCGGAGGCAGCACATTGCTGATCGGCGATGTGGCCGGCCACTCCGGGGTGAGTCCCCGGATGCTCCGGCACTACGACGCCCTCGGTCTGGTGCGGCCGACGGGCCGCACCGTCGGCGGCTACCGCGAGTACTCCACCGAGGACCTCCGCCGGATCTTCCACGTGGAGAGCCTGCGATCCCTCGGGCTCTCCCTCAAACAGATCGGCCGCGCGCTGGAGGACCCGGCCTTCACGCCGTCCGCCTTGGTCAGCGATCTCATCCGGTGGACGGAGGACCGGCTGGCGCGGGAACAGGAGCTGCTCGGGCGACTCCGTGCGATCGACGCGTCGGCACCCACCGGTTGGCAGGACGTCCTGCGCATCGTCGAACTCATGCGGGACCTCAACTCGACCAACGCCGCGCGCAGGCAGCAGGCCGCCCTGGCCCGGTCGGAGGGCGTGTCGGCTTCCGCCGAGCTGCTGGCCGGGGCGGTCCTGGCCGAATCCGACCCCCACGTCGCGGGCGCCCTGCGCTGGGCGCTCGCCCGAACGGGCGGCGAAGGCGTGGCGGCGCTGCACGCCGGCGCGCACTCGGAGGACGTCGACATCCGGCGGCGCGCGGTGCTGACGATCGCCGAGATGCCCGAGGCGCCGGGTGCGAGCGCGGTGCTTGCGGACGCCCTCGGGGACCAGGACACCACGGTGCGCAGGCACGCTGCTCTCGCTCTGGGCAGGCACGGCGTGGCCGCGACCGTGCCCATCCTCGTCGACATGGTGGTCGAGGGCTGCAACGACCTGGAAGCGGCGGAGGTTCTGGGAACGCTGTCCCAGGACCCCGGGTGGGCGGACCGGATCACGACCGCGCTGGTCCACGAACTCGCCGCGCCCACCGCGGACTCAGCGACGCGGATCCGCCTCATCCAGGCGCTGGTCGAGCTCGCGGGAACCGCCGCGCGAGAGGTCCTGCGCCAACTGGCCCACGACGACGACCGCGCTGTCGCCCTCGTCGCCTCGGCCCTGGCCGGAGTCCTCCAGGAGCACTCCCTTGAGGACCGAACGGACGAGGGTTCCTGAAAGCAGGGCGCCAGGACAGTGTCACGAACACTCTTGTCACGGCACGCGTAAAGCCTGGAGGGCATCACGCTCACGCCTGGCGAGCGCGTGCAGCACGGCCTGATCACCATGCCGGTCACGGGCGGCTGCGACAAGGACATCGACGGCGAGCGTGGCTTCGGGCGTCCAGCAGTGAGCGCCCACGCTCAGAGCCAGGTCATCGAGGTGCACCGCCAATTCGACGCACGGGTTCAAAGAAGGATGTTCCGCTTCTATGCCAAGGCGCTTCACCGCAACCAACAGCGCGCGAACCAACAGGTCGAGCGGGCCTTGGCGGATGCCGACACCGAGTAGATCAGGCGGTCCGGCCGACCAAGGGCGCCATCCCACCGACGTAGGAGGGGTGGCGCCTTCGTCATCCCGCCCTCTGCCTGTTCTGGATCGCTCCCGGAGACAGCGCCGAGAAGCCGCGCAGAATTACAGACGGATGACGACGAGGGCGATGTCGTCTGGGCCGCCACCAGCGACATCGAGGCGGGCCAACAGCGCGTCGGCCAGTTGGTCAGGCGAAAGGGAGCTGTCCTTGGCCAGGGCTGTGGTCAGGCGTGCCAGGCTGGCGTAGATGTCCTCGTCACGACGCTCGATGAGGCCATCGGTGTACAACACGAGGGTGTCCCCCAGGTTGTAGGCGAGGCCGGCCTGGGGGCGGGGGACATGGTGGGGGCGGGCGCCGAGCGGGGGGTCGGTCGCCTGATCCAGCAGCTCCCAGGTCC contains these protein-coding regions:
- a CDS encoding bifunctional MaoC family dehydratase N-terminal/OB-fold nucleic acid binding domain-containing protein; the encoded protein is MIGEPEVHEEFEARLKAYEGLPAAATGVGRDLVNEPMIRHWCEAMGDTSPAYTGPDAIAPPTMLQAWTMAGLTRRPERTAAYDELLTLLDASGHHAVVATDCEQEYLRPLRPGDRVTFDSVIESVSGRKTTRLGTGYFVTTRTDVRAGGELAGTHRFRILKYAPAHRPSKPVERRPRPVVNRDNAGFWEGVARHELLIQRCTACRTLRFPWLPGCNACGSPDWDTVAASGEGTVYSYVVMHHPPFPAFEPPYAVGLVELAEGVRIVSNVVGVPYDEVRIGLPVRLEFRRYDEELELPVFQGVGP
- a CDS encoding bifunctional DNA primase/polymerase is translated as MATTDRQATTLALAHALSAAERGLAVLPLSRSKLPALPSPHRDDPAPSPCHGACGRLGHGVYDASSDPDRIRELFAAAPWATGYGIACGLPPHHLIGLDLDVKTGTDSSAALRELALRHLFTIPPTVVVVTPSGGRHLWLSGPPEVVVPNSAGRLAPGIDIRGAGGYLVGPGSRTGQGVYAAAPGTAHLAPAPCPRSLLRLLLPPPRAHQPLPAPADGHGQGLVQFVLAAHEGQRNTRLFWAACRAYEDGIGPALVDPLADAARATGLSEREARATIASAARMTGHRP
- a CDS encoding DinB family protein → MSASRTELPRWQFEFTWSLFEYHLERLEPGDFLWEPVGLCWTMRRGPDGTWVPDWADTEPDPVPVPTLGWVTWHIGWWWSVTLDHAQGRPPRDRADIVWPGEGAPTVEWLRDLRTQWLKVLDGLTDQDLDATAPFPWPNDPGHTVEHMVAWVNAELMKNVSEIGQLRLLRAASV
- a CDS encoding GNAT family N-acetyltransferase; the protein is MSIDVRPATDFEDVRAVLGPKSPTANVCWCLSYRIPSRLNNELRGPARGAYVADLCRADPPPGVLAYDGDEPVGWAAVAPRADTSFARNRKIPHVDDLPVWSLWCVRVRPGHRKQGISHALIAGAVEFARDRGAPAIEAYPLDNGDAKVDLTMAYAGLRKNFERAGFAHAADTTSVLAGHPRVLMRLGLR